A genomic region of Persephonella marina EX-H1 contains the following coding sequences:
- a CDS encoding anthranilate synthase component II, with translation MKIFMIDNYDSFTYNIVQYFFELGADVTVKRNDEIRPEDIGSIENIDAIVISPGPCTPNEAGISVDVIKMYKGRYPILGVCLGHQSIGAAFGAKIIKAKCLMHGKTSDIYHNGDDLFKGIPSPFKAVRYHSLVIDRDTLPEDIEITAWTKEDDEIMGIKHKRYPIWGVQFHPESILTDFGKILLKNFMELAESFKSQKVG, from the coding sequence ATGAAGATATTTATGATTGATAATTACGACTCATTTACCTACAACATAGTCCAGTACTTTTTTGAACTTGGAGCTGACGTTACAGTAAAGAGAAATGATGAGATAAGACCTGAAGATATAGGCAGTATAGAGAATATTGATGCTATTGTTATATCTCCAGGTCCATGTACGCCAAATGAAGCTGGAATATCTGTTGATGTTATAAAGATGTACAAAGGGAGATATCCTATACTTGGTGTGTGCCTAGGTCACCAGTCTATAGGTGCTGCATTTGGAGCTAAAATAATAAAGGCTAAATGTTTAATGCATGGAAAAACATCTGATATATACCACAACGGTGATGATCTTTTTAAAGGTATACCTTCACCTTTTAAAGCTGTGAGATACCACTCCCTTGTTATTGATAGAGATACACTTCCAGAAGATATTGAGATAACTGCATGGACTAAAGAAGATGACGAGATTATGGGAATAAAACATAAGAGATACCCTATATGGGGTGTCCAGTTTCATCCAGAATCAATACTTACAGACTTCGGTAAGATACTGTTAAAAAACTTTATGGAGCTTGCAGAGAGTTTTAAAAGTCAAAAGGTAGGCTGA